In one Coleofasciculaceae cyanobacterium genomic region, the following are encoded:
- a CDS encoding IS4 family transposase, which produces MNQINLLRQTLKPYLKWHGARLNFLALFLIALLRVKTVNLTELATGFRSPAQIDSSLSKFELDYAVIAKTIVGIMDIPQPWVLSTDRTEWSFGSTRFNILMLGIVHDGVAYPLVWEMLDKKGNSNSNERMDLLDRFYQIFPDAQVAYLTGDREFIGKQWLTYLLIEPTIPFRLRIRHSDRISDGKKDLRASIIFAHLKPGQTQILSGRRWVWGRSVYVSALRLDNGELLIVVSPDFCQTAISDYGKRWGIETLFGMFKTRGFCLESTHFTYSERLSKLVALMSFALCWAIKMGEWLHQYQPIKIKKHGRLAKSILRYGLDYLRSIFTDLDLKQSQFLDSLKLLSCT; this is translated from the coding sequence ATGAATCAGATTAACCTACTTCGACAAACTCTGAAGCCTTATTTGAAATGGCATGGCGCACGTTTGAATTTTCTCGCTCTATTTTTGATTGCTTTGCTGAGGGTAAAAACAGTAAATTTGACTGAACTGGCGACAGGTTTTCGGTCGCCAGCGCAAATAGACTCTAGCCTCAGCAAATTTGAGCTTGATTATGCCGTAATTGCCAAAACAATCGTAGGGATTATGGATATACCGCAACCGTGGGTTTTGAGTACAGACAGAACCGAATGGTCGTTTGGGTCAACCCGCTTCAACATTTTAATGTTAGGAATAGTACACGATGGTGTTGCATATCCTTTGGTCTGGGAAATGCTGGATAAGAAGGGTAATTCTAATAGTAATGAGAGAATGGATTTACTCGATCGTTTCTACCAGATTTTTCCTGATGCTCAGGTAGCTTATCTGACTGGCGACCGAGAGTTCATCGGTAAACAATGGTTAACTTATCTCTTAATCGAACCGACTATTCCCTTTCGATTGAGAATACGTCATAGCGATCGCATTAGTGATGGAAAAAAAGATCTTAGAGCGTCGATTATCTTTGCTCATTTGAAACCAGGTCAAACTCAGATTTTATCTGGTCGTCGATGGGTATGGGGGCGTTCGGTTTATGTTTCTGCTTTACGTTTGGACAATGGAGAATTACTGATTGTTGTTTCTCCTGACTTTTGCCAGACTGCTATTTCCGACTATGGAAAACGATGGGGAATTGAAACCTTGTTCGGAATGTTCAAAACCAGAGGATTTTGTCTTGAATCTACTCATTTTACTTACTCAGAGCGATTAAGTAAGCTCGTTGCTCTAATGTCTTTTGCTTTATGCTGGGCAATTAAAATGGGTGAATGGTTACATCAATATCAGCCAATTAAAATCAAGAAACATGGAAGATTAGCCAAAAGCATACTTCGCTATGGTTTAGATTACTTGCGGTCAATTTTTACCGATTTGGATTTAAAACAGTCTCAATTTCTAGATTCTCTCAAACTTTTGTCCTGTACTTAG